From Eptesicus fuscus isolate TK198812 chromosome 22, DD_ASM_mEF_20220401, whole genome shotgun sequence, a single genomic window includes:
- the C22H1orf226 gene encoding uncharacterized protein C1orf226 homolog produces the protein MFENPNASLPPKPQSSHPGPQVSRSGPLGSVEPGGPGLWVGSSQHLRNLGKAMGAKVNDLLRRREPWGLGSVGAMEVNWTAEAQLAGAPGAEDDGSALPEAVPRLDPPPPTTRKRTPRALKTTQDMLISAQPVLSSLERSPPPAQPGPAGPPPPEATVDGALPNGDGQASLSVPDLIHPDGSGEPRLKGAPCRRVSPPGPTESSSLQLSLSPGRPAELPQDSSPCPGPRTCSLDSEGPHPDLLSFE, from the exons ATGTTTGAGAATCCGAACGCGTCCCTCCCACCGAAGCCGCAGTCCAGCCACCCTGGGCCCCAGGTGTCCCGGTCGGGGCCCCTGGGGTCCGTGGAGCCGGGCGGGCCGGGCCTCTGGGTGGGCAGCAGCCAGCACCTCCGGAACCTGGGCAAAGCCATGGGAGCCAAGGTGAACGACCTCCTGCggaggagggagccctggggcctgggcagcgTGGGCGCCATGGAGGTCAACTGGACGGCCGAGGCCCAGCTGGCCGGCGCGCCCGGCGCGGAGGACGACGG GTCGGCCCTGCCAGAAGCCGTCCCTCGGCTGGACCCGCCGCCACCCACAACCCGGAAGCGAACGCCCCGGGCGCTGAAGACCACACAGGACATGCTGATCTCTGCCCAGCCCGTGCTGAGCAGCCTGGAGcgctccccgccccctgcgcaGCCCGGCCCGGCGGGGCCTCCACCGCCAGAGGCCACTGTGGATGGCGCCCTGCCCAACGGCGACGGCCAGGCGTCCCTGTCGGTGCCTGACCTGATCCACCCGGATGGCTCGGGCGAGCCCAGGCTGAAGGGCGCCCCGTGCAGGAGGGTCTCCCCGCCCGGCCCCACCGAGAGCAGCAGCCTCCAGCTTAGCCTCAGCCCTGGCCGCCCGGCTGAGCTGCCGCAGGAcagcagcccctgccccgggCCGCGGACCTGCAGCCTGGACAGCGAGGGGCCGCACCCCGACCTGCTGTCCTTTGAGTAG
- the SPATA46 gene encoding spermatogenesis-associated protein 46 isoform X3 produces the protein MESFSLLSISGPRVSSSALSTFPDLMSPRGPSLPDCMLGDPQNGEQPRRSCTIYRPWFSPYSYFVCVDKESPREAHGFPELPRDEGRGDSCLPEDAADSLRSSSSSPDNPSPREAKARHGDADHISSQDILRASRGLPAQHNGFKCAACCRMYPTLCSLKSHIKCGFREGFSCRVFYSKLKALWARPADRLPLGGGQARK, from the exons ATGGAGAGCTTCTCGCTCCTCAGCATCTCGGGGCCCCGGGTCTCCTCCTCGGCCCTGAGCACCTTTCCTGACCTCATGTCCCCACGAGGTCCCAGCTTGCCAG ACTGCATGCTGGGGGACCCCCAGAATGGGGAGCAGCCGAGGCGGAGCTGCACCATCTACCGGCCGTGGTTCTCCCCTTACAGCTACTTCGTGTGCGTGGACAAGGAGAGCCCCCGGGAGGCCCACGGCTTCCCCGAGCTGCCGCGGGACGAGGGCCGGGGCGACAGCTGCCTCCCCGAGGACGCGGCCGACAGCCTGCGCTCGTCCTCTTCCTCCCCCGACAACCCCAGCCCCCGCGAGGCCAAGGCCCGGCACGGGGACGCCGACCACATCAGCTCCCAGGACATCCTGAGGGCCTCCCGGGGGCTGCCGGCCCAGCACAACGGCTTCAAGTGCGCGGCCTGCTGCCGCATGTACCCCACCCTGTGCTCCCTCAAGAGCCACATCAAGTGCGGCTTCAGGGAGGGCTTCAGCTGCCGCGTCTTCTACAGCAAGCTCAAGGCGCTCTGGGCCCGGCCCGCAGACAGGCTGCCGTTGGGCGGCGGCCAGGCCCGCAAGTAG
- the SPATA46 gene encoding spermatogenesis-associated protein 46 isoform X1: MESFSLLSISGPRVSSSALSTFPDLMSPRGPSLPDIAKTAFPPEAPSPAQAPLPQHPSSALRQGVVLSPGEPLGRAPDCMLGDPQNGEQPRRSCTIYRPWFSPYSYFVCVDKESPREAHGFPELPRDEGRGDSCLPEDAADSLRSSSSSPDNPSPREAKARHGDADHISSQDILRASRGLPAQHNGFKCAACCRMYPTLCSLKSHIKCGFREGFSCRVFYSKLKALWARPADRLPLGGGQARK; this comes from the exons ATGGAGAGCTTCTCGCTCCTCAGCATCTCGGGGCCCCGGGTCTCCTCCTCGGCCCTGAGCACCTTTCCTGACCTCATGTCCCCACGAGGTCCCAGCTTGCCAG ACATTGCCAAGACCGCGTTCCCCCCGGAGGCACCCAGCCCAGCGCAGGCCCCGCTGCCCCAGCACCCAAGCAGCGCTCTGCGGCAAGGGGTGGTGCTCTCGCCAGGTGAGCCCCTGGGACGGGCGCCAG ACTGCATGCTGGGGGACCCCCAGAATGGGGAGCAGCCGAGGCGGAGCTGCACCATCTACCGGCCGTGGTTCTCCCCTTACAGCTACTTCGTGTGCGTGGACAAGGAGAGCCCCCGGGAGGCCCACGGCTTCCCCGAGCTGCCGCGGGACGAGGGCCGGGGCGACAGCTGCCTCCCCGAGGACGCGGCCGACAGCCTGCGCTCGTCCTCTTCCTCCCCCGACAACCCCAGCCCCCGCGAGGCCAAGGCCCGGCACGGGGACGCCGACCACATCAGCTCCCAGGACATCCTGAGGGCCTCCCGGGGGCTGCCGGCCCAGCACAACGGCTTCAAGTGCGCGGCCTGCTGCCGCATGTACCCCACCCTGTGCTCCCTCAAGAGCCACATCAAGTGCGGCTTCAGGGAGGGCTTCAGCTGCCGCGTCTTCTACAGCAAGCTCAAGGCGCTCTGGGCCCGGCCCGCAGACAGGCTGCCGTTGGGCGGCGGCCAGGCCCGCAAGTAG
- the SPATA46 gene encoding spermatogenesis-associated protein 46 isoform X2 codes for MESFSLLSISGPRVSSSALSTFPDLMSPRGPSLPDIAKTAFPPEAPSPAQAPLPQHPSSALRQGVVLSPDCMLGDPQNGEQPRRSCTIYRPWFSPYSYFVCVDKESPREAHGFPELPRDEGRGDSCLPEDAADSLRSSSSSPDNPSPREAKARHGDADHISSQDILRASRGLPAQHNGFKCAACCRMYPTLCSLKSHIKCGFREGFSCRVFYSKLKALWARPADRLPLGGGQARK; via the exons ATGGAGAGCTTCTCGCTCCTCAGCATCTCGGGGCCCCGGGTCTCCTCCTCGGCCCTGAGCACCTTTCCTGACCTCATGTCCCCACGAGGTCCCAGCTTGCCAG ACATTGCCAAGACCGCGTTCCCCCCGGAGGCACCCAGCCCAGCGCAGGCCCCGCTGCCCCAGCACCCAAGCAGCGCTCTGCGGCAAGGGGTGGTGCTCTCGCCAG ACTGCATGCTGGGGGACCCCCAGAATGGGGAGCAGCCGAGGCGGAGCTGCACCATCTACCGGCCGTGGTTCTCCCCTTACAGCTACTTCGTGTGCGTGGACAAGGAGAGCCCCCGGGAGGCCCACGGCTTCCCCGAGCTGCCGCGGGACGAGGGCCGGGGCGACAGCTGCCTCCCCGAGGACGCGGCCGACAGCCTGCGCTCGTCCTCTTCCTCCCCCGACAACCCCAGCCCCCGCGAGGCCAAGGCCCGGCACGGGGACGCCGACCACATCAGCTCCCAGGACATCCTGAGGGCCTCCCGGGGGCTGCCGGCCCAGCACAACGGCTTCAAGTGCGCGGCCTGCTGCCGCATGTACCCCACCCTGTGCTCCCTCAAGAGCCACATCAAGTGCGGCTTCAGGGAGGGCTTCAGCTGCCGCGTCTTCTACAGCAAGCTCAAGGCGCTCTGGGCCCGGCCCGCAGACAGGCTGCCGTTGGGCGGCGGCCAGGCCCGCAAGTAG